The Phormidium sp. PBR-2020 DNA segment GGCTCGCAAACTCATCGGTGGGGGCAAGACGTTTCACCCAGGCTTCCCGCCAAATATCAGGACCAAAGCTCGTGGGAGCATCGGAATCGCAAAGGATACGCACAAACCAGGTATAGCTGTGCCCCACCGCCAAGGGCGTGACTGGATTCCCCTCATCATCCACCTGGGGCAGTTCTAAGGCCATTACCCCTCCATCCCTCGGTGGTGTCACCTGGGTTAAATAGACTAAGCGATCGCGGATATCTTCCCCAGCATCCGTCAGGAGACGTTCCCATTCGGTCACGGCAAACTCTAATTGAGCGCCCTCAGGTAAGGGGGGAACATGAACGAAAAAGCGAGGATAGTCCTCCAGGGTAATTCCCAGGCTGTCTAGGGGGGCCAGAAGCGTTAAGGCGGGGACGCTGTCATCGGCACTGCTGGCACAACTGCCGCGAACCGTATCAAACAGGGGCTGATCGGGAGGGTCAAACTCAGCTCGACTGGGGTCTTGCCAGCGTGTCCCGGCTCCTTCTAAACGCCCTGGCGTGCCGCGATCGGGAGGCACAAACTCCGCTTGGGCCGCGGTTGGGCCCGTCAGCAAACTCGTAAGCGCCAAGCCCAGCCCCCAAGACAGGGAAATAACACGGGGGGGACATGATTTTGGGTGTGGGATCATGATTAAGATTTACCATTAACGGTTGAACTACTGCCGAAAATATCGAGTTGTTGTAGGCGAGGGCGATCGCCATCCTCCTGGGGAGATGGAGTCCGATAGCGTCCTCGACGCTCTTTGACCTCCTTTTTGGCAGACGGTCCCCCCTGACGTAATCCCAAGGCGATTTTACTGTGCTGTTCAATCTGACCCATAACCTGACGGGCCCGTTGAATCACGGAGGGCGGTAGGCCCGCTAAGCGTCCCGCTTCAATGCCATAGGAGCGATCGGCTCCCCCGGGGCGAACTTGGTGCAGGAAGATGATTTCATTGGGCATCTCCTTGACGGTAACTTGATAGTTAGCAATGTTGGGTAAAATTGAGGCCAACTCGTTTAACTCGTGATAGTGAGTGGCAAAGATGGTCCGGGCCTGAATCTCCGTGGCTAAATGCTCAGCCACCGCCCAGGCGATGGATAACCCATCAAAGGTGGCGGTTCCTCGGCCAATTTCATCGAGTAACACCAGCGATCGCGCCGTGGCGTGATTGAGGATGTTGGCCGTTTCATTCATCTCCACCATGAAGGTGGACTGGCCCGTCGCCAGGTCATCCACTGCCCCCACTCGGGTAAAGATGCGATCGCACAGTCCCAGAGTGGCGGACTCGGCGGGGACGAAACTGCCAATCTGGGCCATCAGTTGAATCAGCCCCACTTGGCGCAAATAACAACTTTTACCGCTGGCATTGGGCCCCGTTAGGATAATCACATCAGGACCTGTCGACTCAGGCATCTCACCCCTCGACGGTTCCGGCTCACTCCAGCCTAACTCAGTGGAATTGGGGACAAAAAACCCAGGGGGCAGAGACTTTTCCACCACCGGATGACGACCTTGCACAATGTCAATCTGCCGGGAGTTCAGCAGTTGCGGGCGACAATAGCCCTGGTCATTGGCCAACTCCGCCCAACCGGCTAAGACATCTAAGGCGGCAACCGCTTGGGCCACCTCCCGAATCAGATCGGCCAAGGCCCCCACTTCGGCCCGCAGTTCTAGGAAAATTTCATATTCGAGACGATTGAGGTCATCCTGGGCCGTGAGAATCCGCGCTTCGCGTTCTTTGAGATCGGGGGTGATGTAGCGTTCTTCGTTGGTTAAGGTTTGTTTGCGGATATAGCCGTCGGGGGCTAAGTCACTTTTAGAACGGGGCAGGGCCAGATAATAACCAAAGGTTTTGTTAAAGCCCACTTTGAGGGTACTAATCCCGGTGCGTTGTCGTTCCTGGGTTTCCAAGTCCGCCAACCATTGGCGATCGCCCCCCACCATTTCCCGCATATCATCGAGTTGGCTATTAACTCCCCCTCGAATTAGATTGCCTTCTTTTAGGTGCAAGGGAGGATTGTCGACGAGGGCATGATGTAGGGTCTTGCCGAGCTGTTCGAGAGCCTCGGGAACCTCCGCCACGGCCCGCAAATAGGGCGCATGAGTTCCCACCACCAAGGCGGCCAGTTCCGGCAAGCGAACCATGGAATCGGCGATCGCCACCAGGTCTCGTGCATTGGCGGTTCCAGAGCCGGCACGACCGGTGAGGCGTTCCAGGTCATAAATCTGTTTTAAGCAGGCTTGTAGCCTCTCTCGCAGGCTGGCATCGCTTAATAATTCGGCGATGGTCTCCTGACGGGCAGCAATCTCGTCGGCATCCATCAGGGGTTGCAAGAGCCAACGGCGCAAGGCACGGGACCCCATGGCGGTTCGGGTGTGATCAATCGCCCAAAGTAGGGAGCCATGACGGCTGCCATCGCGCACAGTTTCTAGGATTTCTAGGTTGCGGCGGCTTTGCGCATCGAGAATCAGATAATCGGCAATGGCGTAGGTGCGTAGCCGTTGCAACGGCAGTTGACGAACACCGGGATTGGCCCCCGCACGACGGTCTTCAACATCCTGCTCAAAGGTGTTTTCTAGATATTCTAGGAGTCCACCAGCGGCACGAACCGCTAAGGGGAGATGGTCGCAGCCAAGGCCTTCGAGCGATCGCAGGTGATACCGGTGTAAGAGCCGTTGCCGAGTGCTGCTGGCCTCAAAGGCACTTGCGGGGCGTAGGGCGTAACAAAACTGACGGGGCAAACTCTCTGGGATCTCGTCACTGGCTTCTCCGGCCCGAATGAGACGGCCAGGATTGGGGCTTTGGCTGGGGATGAGGACTTCTGAGGGCTGTAAGCGCATCAGTTCCTGAGTGAGATGATCGAGGCCCCGTCCTTCGGTGGTGAAAAATTCCCCGGTGGAGATATCAGCATGAGCCAATCCCCATTTTTGTTTCACGAACACCACCGCGGCCAGAAAGTTGTTGCGGCTAGCACTGAGCATTCCCTCTTCGACGAGGGTTCCGGGGGTGAGAACGCGGGTAATTTGACGCTCCACCATGCGTTTTTCGCTGGCGGCGGCGGCGGCATCTTCGATTTGATCACAAATGGCCACCGCAAAGCCTTTGTCCACTAAGACGGTGGCATAGCGATCGAGGGCATGGTGAGGGACCCCGGTCATGGGCACTCGCCCAATCTTTTTACCGCCATCTTTGCTGGTTAAAACCAGTTCCAGTTCCTGGGAAACGGTGACGGCATCTTGAAAAAAACACTCAAAAAAGTCGCCCACCCGATATAACAGCAGTGCGTTGAGATGCTGCTGTTTCGTCTCCACGTAATGTTGCATCATCGGCGTGAGATCATCAACATTCAGTTGCCGATAATCGGCATTCGCCGGGGTGCGATCGCGTCCAAAAGCGGGCTGTTGGGGGGAAGGCTGAGGAGAGGATGCACTCATTAGATCCGTGATTATCCGTAATCCATTCAGTGTAACGTTTGGATTGACCCGCGCCAGACAAATCTTAGTAAAATTTATTGACGGTTGCGCTACAGTTTTGGGGTCATTTCACCGGGGAGTGAGGGGGATAAGCGATGTTGGCTTGAACCCGCTTCAACTGGCCCTCTGGGGTGACCCCTCAGTTGCGGCGACGCACTCGGCCCTGTCGCCGCAGCAGCCAGAGCATCACGCCTAGGGATTGTTCGAGTAGTTGCCGCTGTTGTTTAATCTGTTGCAGGCGATCGCGGGTTTGTTCTGTGGACTGTTGACGTTGGGCGAGCCATCGCTGCACCAGGGGGAGCAAATGGCGACTCTGACGTTCCGTGATGAGTAACCAATCGCTCAGCTGTGCCAGCCGTCGCCGTAACTGCATCAGGTAGAAGGCCCCCAGAAATCCCAAAAGAGCCAGACTGAGATTTACCCCCACCACCGCCATCACCTCGGGAGAATCCCCTAGGGTTGTCCAAGTCGAGGTATCGTGAGAGGGGTTAGCAGAGATCATAAAATCCGAAAACTCTTTTAGGTCAAGACGTGCAGCGGTAGCAGTGCCAGGAAAATTGCTGCTGGAGATTGAGAAAGTTCTGTAGTTTTATATACTTTAAATTAGGTAAGGTTATGACATCGTTCGGACAATTTTGGCAAAGGTGAACCCGGTTTCGCCCATTGCTCGGCCCTGGTTCGTTATTTTGGAGATATAGAAGTTAGCGTGAATCCTCATCCTCTGAGTCAATTACAGCGTTATGACGCAGACGCGATCGCGCGTTACTACCAACGCCGTCCTTGGGAAGCCATTTGGCGATCGCTCGTCATTATCTGGCTTTTTGCTGGATTTGTCATTGGACTTCAGTTCGACCACTGGTTTCGACGAGAACCTGATCACAAGTCTAAACGGGCCCAACAACTGAGAAAAATTTTGACTCATCTTGGCCCAACCTTTATTAAGGTGGGACAAGCTCTCTCGACTCGCCCGGATCTCATCCGCAAGGACTTTCTCGAAGAACTGGTTAAACTACAAGACCAACTACCCCCCTTTAGTAATACCGTCGCCTTTAAGATCTTTGAGCGTGATCTCGGCATGACGGTGGAGGAGGCCTTCCAGGATATCTCCCCGAGTCCCATCGCGGCGGCGAGTCTGGCTCAAGTCTACCGCGCCCAACTCCATACGGGTGAGGAAGTAGCCGTCAAGGTGCAACGTCCCAATTTGCTACCTCGTCTGACTCGGGATTTGTTCCTGATTCGCTTAGGGTCAAGATTTCTCAGCCCCTTTCTACCCCTCAACTTGGGTCATGACCTCACCCTCGTTGTCGATGAGTTTGGCATTAAACTCTTTGAAGAAATCGACTATGTGAATGAGGGGCATAATGCTGAAAAATTCGCCTATAATTTTCGGGATAATCCTCGGGTCAAGGTTCCTGAAATTTACTGGAAATACTCTAGCCGTAAAATTTTGGTACTAGAGTGGATTCATGGCTATAAGCTGACCACAACAACTAATCTGCGCCAAGCCGGAATTGACCCCAAAGCTATTATCGAGGTTGGGGTGATTAGTGGTCTGCAACAACTTCTCGAACATGGATTTTTCCATGCTGATCCTCATCCAGGAAATCTCTTTGCTACCAAAGATAATCAGATGGCCTTCATTGATTTTGGCATGATGGATCAACTCGATCCCTGGATGAAGGAAACTCTGGTCGATGCGATCGTCCATTTGGTGAACAAGGACTATGAAGACTTGGCTCATGCCTTTGTAAAACTGGGGTTCCTCTCCCCCGGAACCGATATTTATCCCATTGTTCCGGCCCTGGAGATGGTCTTAGGGGACATTGTCGGACAGAGTGTGCGAGACTTTAATATCAAAACGGTTACGGATCGCTTTTCTGAGTTGATGTATGAGTATCCGTTTCGGGTTCCGGCGAAGTTTGCCCTGATTATTCGCTCGGTGGTGACTCAGGAGGGGTTGGCTCTGAGTTTAGATCCCAATTTCAAAATTGTTGATTTAGGCTATCCCTATATTGCTCAGCAATTGCTACGGGGAGAATCTCCCCAATTGCGCCGTCGTTTGTTGGATGTGCTGTTCAAAGATGGCGAGTTTAAATGGAACCGTTTGGAAAACTTGATTGAAATTGCCCGAACTGATGAGACGTTTGATATCATTCCTACGGCACAGTTAGGCTTGCAATATCTCATGTCTGAGGAAGGACGCTTTCTGCGGCAACAGTTGTTGTTGGCTCTGACGGAGGGCGATCGCCTACATACGGAAGAAGTGCAACGGTTATGGAATCTGATCAAGGAAGACGTTAAACCTGAGCGCATCTGGGATGCAGCGATCACCTCCCTGACGGAGTTTTCCGCTCAACGGGCCTCAGAAGTGGCCTCAGAATGGTTCCGAGATGTGCCCCTGAGTGCCTTTAATAGCCCCACCTCTTCCCTTCGTTAATGTCTTAGGCCCTAGCCATGTACTACTCTGATCCGCCCTATGTTCTGATTGCCGCCAGCCTCCTGATGGCTGCTGTCTGCTGCTACGCCTTCTATAAAACCCTTGTGGGAACCCTCCAAGATTGGTCGAAACGCCGTTCGAGTCGTCTGCTGGTGTTACTCCAGGGCAGTCGCCTCAAAGTCCCCCTGCTGGGGATTACCCTCGGGGCTATGGGGTTCTTGTCAGGATCATTACTCTTTTTCTCGATGCCCCCCAGCTTCGCTTACAGCTTCTCGGCCGTCATCGCCGGGGTTTCTGTCACCCTTGTGTGGATTCAGTTACGCACCCTCTTGCGTCGCCTGGAAACGGGTGGGGTGAAGGCCCTGAAGTTGGAAGAGTTGGGGTTGGGCGAGATTCCGTTACCGGGCTTTATGGCCGATGACTCCAAGTAAATCCAATTAAGTCCGATTAAATCCGATTGATTTGGGGTTTTGGGGGCCGGTCTTAAAATTTCGTTACAATTAAGGCGGCGCGATTCAAGCAGTCCCCCAGAACCATTCCTCTTACTTTGTTATCGATGCAGCGATCGAAATTCAGACAACTCCTCTCCTACCTACGACCCCATTGGAAACAAGTCGCCCTGGGAACCCTAACCCTGTTTTTGGTTAACGGGTTAGGGGTTTATATTCCCTGGCTCATCCGTGACGGCATTGATGACTTGGAAGTGGCCTTCACCATGGAACGAGTCTTCCGCTATGTCCTGTTAATCGGTATCTTAGCCTCGGTGATGTGGGGGATTCGTGTGGTGTCGCGGATGTTGCTGTTTGGCATTGGCCGACAGGTGGAGTTCGATCTCAAACAACGGATTTTTCAGCATCTGCTGTATATGGATGCGGAGTATTTCTCCCGAAACCGGGTGGGGGATTTGATTAACCGGGCCACCAGTGATGTGGATAATCTGCGTCGCTTACTGGGGTTTGCGGTGCTGAGTGTGCTCAATACCATTTTTGCCTATCTGCTCACGTTGCCGGTGATGGTGTCCATTAGTCCTCGGTTGACCCTGTTATCGCTGCTGATTTACCCGGTCATGTTTATTCTGGTTTGGGTGTTTAGCGGTCGTCTGCGGGATGAACAGCGGGATGTCCAGGAGAAACTATCGAGCCTGAGTGAGCTGATTCAGGAGGATATGAGCGGCATTTCTCTGGTGAAGATTTATGGCCAGGAGGGCAATGAACGGCGGGCCTTTGCCCATCGCAATGAAAAACTATTTGAGAGTAATTTGGCCCTGGCCCGCACTCGTACCACCCTATTTCCCTTGTTACAAGGGTTGGCGGGGGCTAGTTTGTTAATTCTGTTGGGCTTTGGGGCCCAAGAGATCGCCGATGGGGCGATCGCCGTCGGCGATTTCGTGGCCATGATTCTCTA contains these protein-coding regions:
- a CDS encoding DUF928 domain-containing protein; this translates as MLTGPTAAQAEFVPPDRGTPGRLEGAGTRWQDPSRAEFDPPDQPLFDTVRGSCASSADDSVPALTLLAPLDSLGITLEDYPRFFVHVPPLPEGAQLEFAVTEWERLLTDAGEDIRDRLVYLTQVTPPRDGGVMALELPQVDDEGNPVTPLAVGHSYTWFVRILCDSDAPTSFGPDIWREAWVKRLAPTDEFASQLAEASLAEQVGLLAETGVWYDALDRLAQLRSQSDELDLEQRWQGLLEAIGLKDLPGD
- the mutS gene encoding DNA mismatch repair protein MutS, which translates into the protein MSASSPQPSPQQPAFGRDRTPANADYRQLNVDDLTPMMQHYVETKQQHLNALLLYRVGDFFECFFQDAVTVSQELELVLTSKDGGKKIGRVPMTGVPHHALDRYATVLVDKGFAVAICDQIEDAAAAASEKRMVERQITRVLTPGTLVEEGMLSASRNNFLAAVVFVKQKWGLAHADISTGEFFTTEGRGLDHLTQELMRLQPSEVLIPSQSPNPGRLIRAGEASDEIPESLPRQFCYALRPASAFEASSTRQRLLHRYHLRSLEGLGCDHLPLAVRAAGGLLEYLENTFEQDVEDRRAGANPGVRQLPLQRLRTYAIADYLILDAQSRRNLEILETVRDGSRHGSLLWAIDHTRTAMGSRALRRWLLQPLMDADEIAARQETIAELLSDASLRERLQACLKQIYDLERLTGRAGSGTANARDLVAIADSMVRLPELAALVVGTHAPYLRAVAEVPEALEQLGKTLHHALVDNPPLHLKEGNLIRGGVNSQLDDMREMVGGDRQWLADLETQERQRTGISTLKVGFNKTFGYYLALPRSKSDLAPDGYIRKQTLTNEERYITPDLKEREARILTAQDDLNRLEYEIFLELRAEVGALADLIREVAQAVAALDVLAGWAELANDQGYCRPQLLNSRQIDIVQGRHPVVEKSLPPGFFVPNSTELGWSEPEPSRGEMPESTGPDVIILTGPNASGKSCYLRQVGLIQLMAQIGSFVPAESATLGLCDRIFTRVGAVDDLATGQSTFMVEMNETANILNHATARSLVLLDEIGRGTATFDGLSIAWAVAEHLATEIQARTIFATHYHELNELASILPNIANYQVTVKEMPNEIIFLHQVRPGGADRSYGIEAGRLAGLPPSVIQRARQVMGQIEQHSKIALGLRQGGPSAKKEVKERRGRYRTPSPQEDGDRPRLQQLDIFGSSSTVNGKS
- a CDS encoding AarF/ABC1/UbiB kinase family protein — its product is MNPHPLSQLQRYDADAIARYYQRRPWEAIWRSLVIIWLFAGFVIGLQFDHWFRREPDHKSKRAQQLRKILTHLGPTFIKVGQALSTRPDLIRKDFLEELVKLQDQLPPFSNTVAFKIFERDLGMTVEEAFQDISPSPIAAASLAQVYRAQLHTGEEVAVKVQRPNLLPRLTRDLFLIRLGSRFLSPFLPLNLGHDLTLVVDEFGIKLFEEIDYVNEGHNAEKFAYNFRDNPRVKVPEIYWKYSSRKILVLEWIHGYKLTTTTNLRQAGIDPKAIIEVGVISGLQQLLEHGFFHADPHPGNLFATKDNQMAFIDFGMMDQLDPWMKETLVDAIVHLVNKDYEDLAHAFVKLGFLSPGTDIYPIVPALEMVLGDIVGQSVRDFNIKTVTDRFSELMYEYPFRVPAKFALIIRSVVTQEGLALSLDPNFKIVDLGYPYIAQQLLRGESPQLRRRLLDVLFKDGEFKWNRLENLIEIARTDETFDIIPTAQLGLQYLMSEEGRFLRQQLLLALTEGDRLHTEEVQRLWNLIKEDVKPERIWDAAITSLTEFSAQRASEVASEWFRDVPLSAFNSPTSSLR